In Flammeovirgaceae bacterium 311, one DNA window encodes the following:
- a CDS encoding glycoside hydrolase family protein, whose product MKQYSLSILVLIIFSACQSKPQQDDWVTNSLNQAREQLAYAVQMLDDTLSYPRSVNPDGSLHLVEASDWTSGFFPGSLWYMYEYTRDPKWEDQARRWSAGLAEQQHNRGTHDIGFMLYCSFGNGYRLTGDQEYRAILLEGARSLASRYNPRVKAIRSWDWARNRWSFPVIIDNMMNLELLFWAARESGDQSFYDIAYNHALTTMNNHFRNDFSSFHVVDYDTISGAVRKQETFQGHADESAWARGQAWGLYGYKFCFRETRDPRFLEQAEAIALYYLNHPNLPEDKVPYWDFDAPGIPDEPRDASAAALVASALLELSDYTNTHREEYLQAAEAMLKSLSSPAYLATPGSNQGFILKHSTGYKPVNSEVDKPLNYADYYYLEAMLRYREKKEQTSL is encoded by the coding sequence ATGAAGCAGTATTCTCTATCTATACTTGTGCTCATTATTTTTAGTGCCTGCCAATCCAAACCGCAGCAGGATGACTGGGTGACCAACAGCCTGAACCAGGCCAGGGAGCAGCTGGCATATGCTGTACAGATGCTGGATGACACCCTCAGCTACCCACGCTCTGTTAACCCCGACGGCAGCCTGCACCTGGTAGAGGCCTCTGACTGGACCAGTGGGTTTTTTCCTGGTTCTTTATGGTATATGTACGAGTACACCAGAGATCCGAAATGGGAAGATCAGGCAAGAAGATGGTCTGCAGGCCTGGCAGAGCAGCAGCATAACCGGGGTACCCATGACATTGGTTTTATGCTCTACTGCAGCTTTGGGAACGGCTACCGCCTTACCGGCGATCAGGAATATCGTGCCATATTGCTGGAGGGAGCCCGTTCGCTTGCTTCACGCTATAATCCGCGGGTAAAAGCAATCCGCTCCTGGGACTGGGCCAGAAACCGCTGGAGCTTCCCTGTAATCATTGATAATATGATGAACCTGGAACTGCTCTTCTGGGCGGCAAGGGAAAGTGGTGATCAGTCTTTTTATGACATTGCGTATAACCACGCGCTTACCACCATGAACAATCATTTTCGCAACGATTTCAGCTCTTTCCATGTGGTTGATTATGATACCATCAGCGGAGCTGTGCGTAAGCAGGAGACCTTTCAGGGCCATGCGGATGAATCTGCCTGGGCAAGAGGCCAAGCCTGGGGTTTGTATGGATATAAATTTTGTTTCAGGGAAACAAGAGATCCGCGTTTTCTGGAGCAGGCAGAGGCAATCGCACTTTATTATCTGAACCACCCTAACCTGCCGGAGGATAAAGTGCCTTACTGGGATTTTGATGCCCCCGGTATTCCCGATGAACCACGCGATGCCTCTGCTGCTGCGTTGGTAGCATCTGCTCTGCTGGAGCTAAGTGATTATACCAACACCCATCGGGAGGAGTACCTGCAGGCTGCCGAAGCTATGCTGAAGAGCCTTTCTTCTCCCGCCTATCTGGCCACGCCCGGCTCTAATCAGGGCTTTATCTTAAAACACAGCACGGGCTACAAACCTGTAAATTCCGAAGTGGATAAGCCCCTGAACTATGCCGATTACTATTACCTGGAAGCAATGCTTCGCTACAGGGAGAAAAAGGAGCAAACAAGCCTTTAG